The Denitrificimonas caeni genome has a segment encoding these proteins:
- the rfbC gene encoding dTDP-4-dehydrorhamnose 3,5-epimerase: MKITTTALPGVLIIEPKTFRDTRGFFLETFQSERYASAGIDQPFVQDNHSRSQRGVLRGLHFQRQRPQGKLISVSRGSVFDVAVDIDPKSATFGQYVGIELNDDNHLQVWIPAGYAHGFCVLSEVADFHYKCTDFYDPSDETGIMWNDPDINIAWPLHSPLLSAKDQQLPLLRELK; the protein is encoded by the coding sequence ATGAAAATAACCACCACAGCATTGCCCGGCGTTTTAATCATTGAGCCAAAAACCTTTAGGGATACACGGGGCTTTTTCCTTGAAACCTTTCAAAGTGAACGCTACGCCAGCGCCGGCATTGACCAACCCTTTGTCCAAGATAATCACTCGCGCTCACAACGGGGAGTGCTACGTGGCTTACACTTCCAGCGCCAACGGCCTCAAGGCAAGCTCATTAGTGTCAGTCGTGGCTCGGTATTTGATGTTGCTGTGGACATTGACCCAAAGTCTGCCACTTTCGGCCAGTATGTGGGCATTGAGCTCAATGACGACAACCATCTGCAAGTATGGATTCCAGCGGGTTATGCCCATGGCTTTTGTGTGCTCAGCGAGGTGGCTGACTTTCATTACAAATGCACCGACTTTTATGACCCCAGCGATGAGACAGGCATCATGTGGAATGACCCAGACATAAATATTGCTTGGCCGCTGCACTCGCCGCTTTTATCGGCAAAAGATCAACAACTTCCCTTGTTACGTGAACTAAAGTAA
- a CDS encoding adenylosuccinate synthase: MGKNVVVLGTQWGDEGKGKIVDLLTDQAAAVVRFQGGHNAGHTLVIDGEKTVLHLIPSGILRENVECLIGNGVVVAPDALLREILKLEEKGVPVRERLRISPACTLILPYHVALDQAREAARIEGKIGTTGRGIGPAYEDKVARRGLRIGDLFNAERFAEKLREVLDQHNFMLEHFYKVEPVDYQTTLDEALSYAEMLKPLMIDVTARLHTLRKQNARIMFEGAQGSLLDIDHGTYPYVTSSSTTAGGTATGSGFGPLYLDYILGITKAYTTRVGAGPFPTELFDETGAYLAEKGHEFGSTTGRARRCGWFDTVILRRTSEINSISGICLTKLDVLDGLETVKICVAYKNAAGEEIEAPTDADSYDGLVPVYEEMPGWTESTIGATSLEQLPANARAYVKRIEELIGTPIDIVSTGPDRNETIVLRHPYA; this comes from the coding sequence ATGGGTAAAAATGTTGTCGTTTTAGGCACTCAGTGGGGTGACGAAGGTAAAGGTAAGATCGTTGATTTATTAACCGATCAAGCCGCTGCAGTTGTCCGCTTCCAAGGTGGCCACAATGCCGGTCACACTTTAGTTATTGATGGCGAAAAAACCGTTCTGCACTTAATTCCATCGGGTATTTTGCGTGAAAACGTTGAGTGCTTGATTGGTAATGGTGTCGTGGTTGCCCCTGATGCACTGCTGCGTGAAATCCTCAAGCTGGAAGAGAAAGGCGTGCCAGTGCGTGAGCGTTTGCGCATTAGCCCGGCATGTACTTTAATTTTGCCGTACCACGTTGCCCTCGACCAAGCCCGCGAGGCGGCGCGCATTGAAGGTAAAATTGGTACCACTGGTCGCGGTATTGGCCCAGCTTACGAAGATAAAGTTGCTCGCCGTGGTTTGCGTATTGGCGATTTGTTTAATGCCGAGCGTTTTGCTGAGAAGCTACGTGAAGTGTTAGATCAGCATAACTTTATGCTGGAGCATTTCTACAAGGTTGAGCCGGTTGATTACCAAACCACTTTGGACGAAGCACTGAGCTACGCAGAAATGCTGAAGCCTTTAATGATCGATGTTACCGCACGTTTGCATACCCTGCGTAAGCAAAATGCACGCATCATGTTTGAAGGTGCACAGGGTTCGTTACTGGATATCGACCACGGTACATACCCTTATGTCACCAGTTCGAGCACTACTGCTGGTGGTACTGCCACAGGTTCTGGCTTTGGCCCACTGTACTTAGATTACATCTTAGGGATTACCAAGGCGTACACCACCCGTGTAGGTGCAGGTCCGTTCCCGACTGAGTTATTTGACGAAACTGGCGCGTATTTGGCTGAGAAAGGCCATGAGTTTGGTTCCACCACTGGCCGTGCTCGCCGTTGCGGCTGGTTTGATACCGTTATTCTGCGTCGCACCTCGGAAATCAACAGCATCTCTGGTATTTGCTTGACTAAGCTGGACGTTTTAGATGGTTTAGAAACAGTGAAGATCTGTGTCGCGTATAAAAACGCAGCTGGCGAAGAAATTGAAGCGCCAACAGATGCAGACAGCTACGACGGCTTAGTGCCAGTGTATGAGGAAATGCCAGGTTGGACTGAATCCACCATTGGTGCTACGAGTCTTGAGCAGTTACCGGCTAATGCCCGTGCCTATGTTAAGCGCATCGAAGAGTTGATCGGCACACCGATTGATATCGTTTCTACCGGTCCTGATCGTAACGAAACCATAGTGCTGCGCCACCCGTACGCGTAA
- a CDS encoding ATP phosphoribosyltransferase regulatory subunit encodes MATVERWLLPDGIEEVLPQQAAQIEATRRQVLDMFAAWGYEFVVTPHIEFLESLLTGAGQKLDLRTFKVTDPQSGHLMGFRADITPQVARMDAHSLRREGPSRLCYAGSVVHARPRSLSRSRSPIQLGAELYGDASPAADIEVISLMLATLEQAQIADIHMDLGHVGVYRGLARAAGFSAELEAQVFDALQRKAVDEVAALTAQLPKELARMLNELSHLCGGRDVLDTAKTVLAAAPSDVLAALDELIVVADALMLRYPHLPFYFDLGELRGYHYHTGVVFAAFVPDVGQSIAQGGRYDDIGAVFGRARPATGFSTDLKTLVSLGQQPQVVLAKGVWAPAGAQADLWQAICALREQGQRVVQALPGQANSDAAQAGCDRQLVQNSSGWHVQPL; translated from the coding sequence ATGGCAACGGTAGAGCGCTGGCTGCTGCCAGATGGCATCGAAGAAGTACTGCCGCAGCAAGCGGCGCAGATTGAAGCAACCCGTCGACAAGTGTTGGATATGTTTGCAGCTTGGGGTTATGAGTTTGTTGTAACTCCCCATATCGAGTTCTTAGAGTCGTTATTAACTGGCGCAGGCCAAAAGCTTGATCTACGTACTTTTAAGGTGACTGATCCGCAGTCAGGCCATTTAATGGGCTTTCGAGCAGATATTACCCCGCAAGTGGCACGCATGGACGCACATAGTTTGCGCCGTGAAGGCCCGTCACGCTTATGCTATGCCGGTAGTGTAGTGCATGCTCGCCCGCGTTCTTTATCGCGCTCGCGCAGCCCAATTCAGCTCGGAGCTGAGTTGTATGGTGATGCCAGTCCAGCGGCTGATATTGAAGTGATCAGCTTAATGCTGGCCACCCTCGAGCAGGCACAGATAGCAGATATCCATATGGACTTAGGCCATGTGGGGGTGTATCGAGGTCTAGCTCGCGCTGCTGGTTTTTCTGCTGAGCTGGAAGCACAAGTTTTTGATGCATTGCAACGCAAAGCTGTAGATGAGGTGGCTGCACTCACTGCGCAGTTACCTAAAGAGCTGGCGCGAATGCTCAACGAGCTCAGCCACTTATGTGGTGGTCGTGACGTATTGGATACGGCGAAAACTGTTTTAGCTGCTGCGCCAAGCGATGTTTTAGCTGCGCTCGATGAGCTGATTGTCGTTGCTGACGCGCTAATGTTGCGTTACCCGCACTTACCATTCTATTTCGATCTGGGTGAGTTGCGTGGTTATCACTACCACACGGGTGTGGTGTTTGCTGCATTTGTGCCGGATGTAGGTCAGTCGATTGCGCAAGGTGGACGTTATGATGATATTGGTGCGGTATTTGGCCGTGCCCGTCCTGCCACTGGCTTTTCTACCGATTTAAAAACCCTGGTCAGTTTGGGGCAGCAGCCGCAAGTTGTGTTAGCCAAAGGGGTTTGGGCACCTGCTGGTGCGCAAGCTGATTTATGGCAAGCGATTTGCGCATTACGCGAGCAGGGTCAGCGCGTGGTGCAAGCCTTGCCTGGACAAGCGAACAGTGATGCTGCGCAAGCGGGGTGCGATCGTCAGTTAGTACAGAATTCTTCAGGCTGGCACGTTCAGCCATTATAA
- the hflC gene encoding protease modulator HflC encodes MSNKSIFALVVIAVLALVGWNSFYIVQQTERAVLLQFGKVEKANVQPGLHFKIPYVNQVRKFDARLLTLDAPTQRFLTLEKKAVMVDAFAKWRVADADRYYTATSGIKQVADERLARRLEAGLRDQFGKRTLHEVVSGQRDELMADITASLNRMAHKELGIEVIDVRVKSIDLPKEVNLSVFERMSSERAREAREHRAKGQELAEGIRADADRQRRVLLAEAYREAEEIRGDGDAKTTEIYAKAYSLDPEFYAFYRSLMAYRESFADKGDVLVLTPDNEFFKYMEQSNP; translated from the coding sequence ATGAGTAATAAATCGATATTTGCTTTAGTCGTCATTGCCGTATTGGCGCTGGTGGGTTGGAACAGCTTTTATATTGTTCAACAAACTGAGCGCGCAGTCTTACTGCAATTCGGAAAAGTAGAAAAAGCTAATGTGCAGCCTGGTCTGCATTTTAAAATTCCTTATGTTAACCAAGTGCGCAAGTTTGATGCACGCTTACTGACTTTAGATGCACCAACACAACGCTTTCTAACCTTAGAAAAGAAAGCCGTGATGGTTGATGCTTTTGCTAAGTGGCGAGTGGCGGATGCTGATCGTTACTACACGGCAACTTCAGGCATTAAGCAGGTTGCTGACGAGCGTTTAGCGCGTCGGTTGGAAGCGGGTTTGCGTGACCAGTTTGGTAAGCGTACTTTGCATGAAGTGGTCAGTGGCCAACGTGATGAGTTGATGGCGGACATTACTGCTTCGCTCAATCGCATGGCACATAAAGAGCTGGGCATTGAGGTGATTGATGTGCGAGTTAAGTCCATTGACTTGCCCAAAGAAGTTAACCTCAGTGTGTTTGAGCGTATGAGCTCCGAGCGTGCCCGTGAAGCCCGTGAACACCGTGCGAAAGGCCAGGAGCTGGCTGAAGGTATTCGTGCTGATGCGGATCGTCAGCGTCGAGTATTACTGGCAGAAGCTTACCGTGAAGCTGAAGAGATTCGAGGTGATGGTGATGCGAAAACTACGGAAATCTATGCCAAAGCCTATAGTCTGGACCCAGAGTTCTATGCGTTCTATCGCAGTTTGATGGCCTACCGCGAAAGCTTTGCTGATAAAGGCGATGTCTTGGTGTTAACGCCGGACAACGAGTTTTTCAAGTATATGGAACAGAGTAATCCGTAG
- the hflK gene encoding FtsH protease activity modulator HflK → MAWNEPGGNSNNQDPWGDRNKRGGQKQGPPDLDEALRKLQDNLKSLFGGKKKPGSSGSGGGFAAIAIILIALAGMWLYTAVYSLDEQEQAVILRLGKYHETVGPGLNIYFPPFDRKYEQNVTRERAYTRQGPMLTEDENIIEVPLTVQYKINNLQDFVLNVDNPEISLQQSTESALRHVVGSTAMDQVLTEGREVLAVEVQERLQRFLDMYRTGITVTQVNVQNAQAPREVQESFDDVIRAREDEQREKNQAETYANGVIPEARGQAQRLREEANGYRDEMISRAEGEADRFTKLVAEYRKAPEVTRQRLYLDTMQEVLSNSSKVLLTGDQGQNSLLYLPLDKMLESRNQTAAKPSSTSGSGVSPMESTMRLGADALTPDLRARGSR, encoded by the coding sequence ATGGCCTGGAATGAGCCGGGTGGTAACTCAAACAATCAGGATCCTTGGGGAGACCGCAATAAGCGCGGTGGCCAGAAACAAGGACCACCTGATCTTGATGAAGCCCTTCGCAAACTGCAAGATAACCTGAAAAGCTTATTTGGCGGTAAGAAAAAACCTGGATCAAGCGGGTCTGGTGGTGGTTTTGCAGCAATCGCAATCATATTAATAGCTTTGGCTGGAATGTGGTTGTATACCGCTGTTTACTCGTTAGATGAGCAAGAGCAGGCGGTTATTTTGCGTCTCGGTAAGTACCATGAAACCGTGGGCCCGGGTCTGAATATTTACTTTCCGCCATTTGATCGTAAATATGAGCAAAACGTTACCCGTGAGCGTGCTTATACACGCCAAGGGCCAATGCTGACTGAAGATGAAAACATCATTGAAGTGCCGTTGACGGTGCAGTACAAAATCAATAATTTACAAGACTTTGTGCTCAATGTTGATAACCCAGAAATCAGTTTGCAGCAATCCACTGAGAGTGCACTGCGCCACGTGGTCGGCTCAACAGCGATGGACCAAGTGTTAACAGAAGGTCGAGAAGTGCTAGCGGTGGAAGTGCAAGAGCGCCTGCAGCGTTTCTTGGATATGTACCGCACCGGTATCACAGTTACTCAGGTGAACGTCCAAAATGCTCAAGCGCCGCGTGAAGTGCAAGAGTCTTTTGATGATGTGATTCGTGCCCGTGAAGATGAGCAACGCGAGAAAAACCAAGCGGAAACCTACGCCAATGGTGTGATCCCAGAGGCGCGTGGTCAAGCGCAGCGTTTGCGTGAAGAGGCCAATGGTTACCGTGATGAAATGATCTCCCGTGCTGAGGGTGAGGCGGACCGCTTTACTAAGCTGGTAGCAGAGTACCGTAAAGCACCGGAAGTCACTCGTCAGCGCTTGTACTTAGACACTATGCAAGAAGTGCTCAGTAACAGCAGCAAGGTGTTGTTAACTGGCGATCAAGGGCAGAATAGCTTGCTGTATTTGCCGTTGGATAAAATGCTGGAAAGCCGTAATCAGACAGCAGCAAAGCCGTCCAGTACTTCAGGTAGCGGTGTGAGCCCAATGGAAAGCACTATGCGTTTAGGTGCTGATGCGTTGACGCCTGACTTACGTGCCAGAGGTAGCCGTTAA
- the hflX gene encoding ribosome rescue GTPase HflX: MLIAEHSGERAILVHLDGNAPELREDPHEFQELAVSAGAVVASFVQVSRHQPTARFLIGSGKVEELRQLVLSEGADLVIFNHALTPSQERNLERALECRVLDRIGLILDIFAQRAQTYEGKLQVELAQLEHISTRLVRSRTDLSRQQGGIGLRGPGETQLESDRRLLRVRVRQIKSRLEKVRNQRQLARRSRQRADMPSISLVGYTNTGKSTLFNLLTESQVYAADQLFATLDPTVRRVQIPELGAVTLADTVGFIRHLPHKLVEAFRATLEESANADLLLHMIDAQSPERDEQIQQVQNVLQEIEADDVRMLEVYNKVDLLDNVEPHIQRDEEGKPIRVWISAYKEQGIGLLQQAIAELLEEEIYIVTVRLSQQQSRLRAKLFDLNAVQEEIHAEDGTSVLKLRVAKMELDKLLSHEGITVADFFAQFAQ; the protein is encoded by the coding sequence ATTTTGATCGCTGAGCACTCAGGTGAACGTGCCATTCTTGTGCATTTGGATGGAAATGCACCTGAGCTGCGAGAAGATCCTCATGAGTTTCAAGAGCTTGCAGTTTCAGCAGGAGCTGTTGTTGCAAGCTTTGTCCAGGTTTCCCGTCACCAACCCACTGCGCGTTTTTTAATTGGCTCCGGCAAAGTTGAAGAGCTGCGCCAGTTGGTATTGAGTGAAGGCGCTGATCTGGTCATATTTAATCATGCCTTAACACCCAGCCAAGAACGCAATCTAGAGCGTGCTCTAGAATGCCGTGTCTTGGACAGAATTGGTTTGATTCTCGATATTTTTGCTCAGCGTGCGCAAACCTACGAAGGTAAGTTGCAGGTTGAGCTGGCTCAGCTGGAACATATCAGCACCCGTTTAGTGCGCAGTCGTACTGACTTGAGTCGCCAGCAGGGCGGGATTGGTTTGCGTGGTCCCGGTGAGACACAGTTGGAATCTGATCGACGTTTGCTGCGCGTGCGTGTACGGCAAATTAAAAGTCGTTTGGAAAAGGTACGCAATCAACGTCAGCTTGCTCGGCGCAGTCGCCAGCGTGCAGATATGCCCAGTATCTCCCTAGTTGGTTATACCAATACTGGCAAATCCACTTTGTTTAACTTGCTCACTGAGTCACAGGTGTATGCCGCAGACCAATTGTTTGCCACCCTTGACCCTACGGTACGCCGTGTGCAAATACCTGAGTTGGGCGCAGTGACTTTAGCCGATACTGTGGGCTTTATTCGGCATTTGCCGCATAAGCTGGTGGAGGCATTTCGCGCCACCTTAGAAGAATCGGCGAATGCAGATTTGTTGCTGCATATGATTGACGCGCAATCACCGGAACGTGATGAGCAGATTCAGCAGGTGCAAAATGTGTTACAAGAGATTGAAGCAGACGACGTGCGCATGCTTGAGGTGTACAACAAAGTTGACTTGCTCGATAACGTTGAACCGCATATCCAGCGTGACGAAGAGGGTAAGCCGATTCGGGTGTGGATCTCTGCCTATAAAGAGCAAGGCATTGGCTTGTTACAGCAAGCTATTGCGGAGTTGTTGGAAGAGGAAATATATATTGTTACAGTGCGCCTCAGCCAGCAACAGAGTCGTTTGCGCGCAAAGTTATTTGATTTAAATGCAGTGCAAGAGGAAATCCATGCCGAAGACGGTACGAGTGTACTAAAATTGCGCGTTGCAAAAATGGAGCTTGATAAGCTATTAAGTCATGAAGGGATAACAGTCGCTGACTTTTTTGCACAGTTCGCCCAGTAG
- the hfq gene encoding RNA chaperone Hfq, protein MSKGHTLQDPYLNLLRKERVPVSIYLVNGIKLQGQIESFDQFVILLKNTVSQMVYKHAISTVVPGRPVRLPSDDAAITDAGDA, encoded by the coding sequence ATGTCAAAAGGGCATACGCTACAAGACCCTTACTTAAACCTTTTGCGCAAAGAGCGCGTGCCAGTATCAATTTACTTGGTGAACGGTATTAAGTTGCAAGGACAGATCGAGTCATTTGACCAGTTTGTTATTTTGCTGAAAAACACTGTCAGTCAAATGGTTTACAAACATGCTATTTCTACCGTTGTGCCAGGCCGACCAGTGCGCTTGCCCAGTGATGATGCAGCTATTACAGATGCAGGTGACGCTTAG
- the miaA gene encoding tRNA (adenosine(37)-N6)-dimethylallyltransferase MiaA: protein MKKLPPAIFLMGPTASGKTALALQLAEELPCEIISVDSALIYRGMDIGSAKPSQDILQAYPHHLVDILDPTQSYSAAQFRADALALMADISARGRIPLLVGGTMLYYKALLEGLAPMPAADPQVRAALEREAAEQGWDALYAELQRVDPISAERIHRNDPQRVMRALEVWRVSGQSMTALRAQQQQQKQASKQLELPYNVLTFAIAPQQRSVLHERIAQRFHMMLEQGFLAEVEGLWRRGDLHADLPAIRAVGYRQAWAYLQGDYTYEEMIERGIIATRQLAKRQFTWLRSWSDVQWLDSLSCDTRSQALKKFEELTI, encoded by the coding sequence ATCAAAAAGTTGCCGCCCGCTATTTTTTTAATGGGTCCGACGGCGTCTGGAAAAACTGCTTTAGCACTGCAGCTGGCTGAAGAATTGCCCTGTGAAATTATCAGTGTTGACTCGGCCTTGATTTATCGCGGGATGGATATCGGCAGCGCCAAGCCCAGTCAGGATATTTTGCAAGCCTATCCACATCACTTGGTGGATATTCTCGATCCCACGCAAAGTTACTCGGCGGCGCAGTTTCGTGCGGATGCTTTGGCGCTCATGGCGGACATCAGCGCGCGAGGCCGTATCCCACTGCTGGTGGGCGGCACTATGCTGTACTACAAAGCTTTGCTAGAAGGCTTGGCGCCGATGCCGGCAGCGGATCCGCAAGTGCGCGCGGCTTTAGAGCGCGAAGCTGCAGAGCAAGGTTGGGATGCGCTGTATGCTGAGTTGCAACGGGTTGATCCAATCTCTGCAGAGCGAATTCATCGCAATGATCCGCAGCGAGTGATGCGAGCTTTAGAGGTATGGCGAGTCAGTGGGCAGAGCATGACCGCATTGCGCGCTCAGCAACAGCAGCAGAAACAGGCATCTAAGCAGCTTGAATTACCGTATAATGTCTTAACCTTTGCAATTGCACCGCAGCAGCGCAGTGTCTTACACGAGCGTATTGCCCAACGATTTCACATGATGCTTGAACAAGGCTTTCTTGCTGAGGTCGAAGGGTTGTGGCGACGTGGCGACTTGCATGCTGACTTACCCGCTATACGTGCTGTCGGTTATCGACAGGCGTGGGCGTATTTGCAGGGAGATTATACGTACGAAGAAATGATCGAGCGCGGCATTATTGCGACCCGCCAATTGGCTAAACGCCAGTTTACTTGGCTACGCAGTTGGTCTGATGTGCAGTGGCTGGATAGTTTATCGTGCGATACTAGGTCACAAGCCTTGAAAAAGTTCGAAGAGCTCACCATATAG
- a CDS encoding YajG family lipoprotein, protein MLRYIVLGAAVVLTGVLSGCGLSPQYLKPEPRFSGQVSAVGQGQPVTVRVSDGRASAVIGTRGGLYANTSAISVQGASFLPRLQAETDAAVRMLGFTPMAKGSDNAQLDLTLTELSYKAVENNPLFKEAKLQAVFTLAVKNGSRSYNGRYAATLTQGYVKAPNEQTNTEWVSLVLSEALQRVFKDPAIGQLLAQ, encoded by the coding sequence ATGTTGCGTTACATAGTATTGGGTGCCGCAGTTGTACTGACCGGTGTTTTAAGTGGCTGTGGTTTAAGCCCGCAGTATTTAAAGCCAGAGCCGCGTTTTTCTGGGCAAGTGAGCGCAGTGGGGCAGGGGCAGCCGGTGACTGTGCGGGTCAGTGATGGCCGAGCATCTGCTGTAATAGGTACCCGTGGTGGTTTATACGCCAATACCAGTGCAATTAGTGTGCAGGGAGCAAGCTTCTTACCACGCTTGCAGGCCGAGACTGACGCAGCAGTACGCATGCTTGGTTTTACCCCTATGGCCAAAGGCAGTGACAATGCTCAGCTCGATTTAACCTTGACTGAGTTGAGTTATAAAGCTGTAGAGAATAACCCGCTGTTTAAAGAAGCCAAGCTGCAAGCGGTATTTACTCTGGCGGTGAAGAATGGCTCGCGCAGCTACAATGGTCGTTATGCGGCGACACTGACACAAGGTTATGTGAAAGCGCCGAACGAGCAAACCAATACAGAGTGGGTCAGTTTGGTCTTGAGTGAGGCTTTACAGCGGGTCTTTAAAGATCCAGCCATTGGCCAGTTACTGGCGCAATAA
- the mqo gene encoding malate dehydrogenase (quinone), giving the protein MLFGDVLMAQDNQANLDILLVGAGIMSSTLATLLKELDPSLRLEIVEQMEDGAMESSNPWNNAGTGHAGLCELNYTPQAEDGSIDISKAININAMFEESKQFWAHLVETGTFGDPDTFIHPVPHMSFVQGKDNIAFLQKRAELLKAHHAFEKIEFTTDKALMAQWLPLMMAARSEDEEIAATHISNGTDVNFGALTKQLLSYLDQQDSSTLTYKSKVVGLERCAQGWQVNIKNLVTGQQRTITSRFVFLGAGGAALPLLQKSGIPESKGYGGFPVSGQWLRCDNPAVVEQHQAKVYSLAAVGSPPMSVPHLDTRVIDGKKSLLFGPYAGFTTKFLKHGSFLDLPMSVRLSNIWPMLAVGRDNMDLTRYLISEVRQSMEQRLDSLRRFYPQLDPADWKLEIAGQRVQIIKKDAKKGGKLQFGTELVTSADGSLAALLGASPGASVTVSIMLDLIKRCFPEQHKSAAWTEKLAAIFPAPLKELETNAELYRNTQERSDALLKLR; this is encoded by the coding sequence ATGCTTTTTGGAGACGTACTGATGGCACAAGATAATCAAGCAAACTTGGATATATTGCTGGTAGGAGCCGGCATTATGAGCTCAACTTTAGCAACTCTGCTGAAAGAGCTAGACCCAAGCCTGCGCTTAGAAATTGTTGAGCAGATGGAAGATGGAGCCATGGAGAGCTCCAACCCATGGAATAACGCTGGTACCGGCCACGCTGGGCTTTGCGAGCTCAACTACACCCCGCAAGCAGAAGATGGCTCTATTGATATTTCCAAGGCAATTAATATCAATGCCATGTTTGAAGAGTCCAAGCAGTTTTGGGCGCACTTAGTGGAAACTGGCACTTTTGGTGACCCAGATACGTTCATTCACCCAGTGCCCCATATGAGTTTTGTGCAAGGCAAAGACAATATTGCTTTCCTACAAAAACGCGCTGAGCTGCTAAAAGCTCACCATGCTTTTGAAAAAATCGAATTCACCACTGATAAAGCGCTAATGGCGCAATGGCTGCCATTAATGATGGCTGCGCGCAGTGAAGATGAAGAAATCGCTGCAACCCATATCAGTAACGGCACTGACGTTAACTTTGGCGCTTTAACTAAGCAGTTACTGAGCTATTTAGACCAGCAAGACAGCAGCACCCTGACCTACAAGAGCAAAGTAGTGGGCCTTGAGCGTTGCGCGCAGGGTTGGCAAGTTAACATTAAAAACCTTGTCACCGGCCAACAGCGCACCATCACTTCACGTTTTGTCTTCCTCGGTGCCGGCGGTGCCGCATTACCACTGTTGCAAAAGTCTGGTATTCCGGAAAGCAAAGGCTACGGCGGCTTCCCAGTCAGCGGGCAATGGTTACGCTGTGACAATCCCGCAGTGGTTGAGCAGCATCAAGCTAAGGTGTATAGCCTTGCCGCAGTGGGCTCACCACCGATGTCTGTGCCGCACCTAGACACCCGAGTAATTGATGGCAAAAAATCATTACTGTTTGGCCCTTATGCGGGATTCACGACGAAGTTCTTAAAACACGGTTCTTTCTTAGACCTACCCATGTCCGTACGCCTGAGCAATATCTGGCCGATGCTGGCAGTGGGCCGCGACAACATGGATCTGACCCGTTACTTAATCAGTGAAGTGCGCCAATCAATGGAACAGCGCTTAGACTCCTTACGCCGTTTCTATCCACAGCTTGACCCAGCTGACTGGAAATTAGAAATCGCTGGCCAGCGTGTACAAATCATCAAAAAAGATGCGAAGAAAGGCGGTAAATTGCAGTTTGGTACTGAACTCGTAACCTCTGCTGATGGTTCTCTAGCGGCGCTACTGGGTGCCTCACCGGGCGCATCAGTAACTGTATCCATCATGCTGGACTTAATTAAGCGCTGCTTCCCTGAGCAGCATAAGTCTGCCGCGTGGACAGAAAAGCTAGCAGCAATTTTCCCAGCCCCTTTAAAAGAGCTGGAAACCAACGCTGAATTGTACCGCAACACGCAAGAACGCTCTGACGCGCTATTAAAATTACGTTAA
- a CDS encoding YajQ family cyclic di-GMP-binding protein, with protein MPSFDVVSELNTHEVTNAMDNAAKELERRYDLRGKASIEFKDKTITLTADADFMLEQLIEIVKLALVKRKVDIQCLEYKESYGSGKVVKQEVIMREGIDKELAKKIVATVKEAKLKVQASIQGEQVRITGKKRDDLQEAIALLRSKELGMPLQFDNFRD; from the coding sequence ATGCCCTCGTTTGATGTTGTTTCAGAGCTCAATACACATGAAGTTACCAATGCTATGGATAATGCCGCAAAAGAGCTTGAGCGTCGCTATGATTTACGTGGTAAAGCCAGCATTGAATTTAAAGATAAAACCATCACCTTAACTGCAGATGCAGACTTTATGCTTGAGCAGTTGATTGAAATTGTTAAGCTGGCGCTGGTGAAGCGCAAAGTTGATATTCAGTGCTTAGAATACAAGGAGTCGTATGGCTCAGGTAAGGTCGTTAAGCAAGAAGTTATCATGCGCGAAGGTATTGATAAGGAGCTGGCAAAGAAAATTGTAGCGACTGTGAAAGAGGCTAAGCTGAAAGTGCAGGCCTCGATTCAAGGCGAACAAGTGCGCATTACCGGTAAGAAACGTGATGATTTGCAAGAGGCCATAGCGCTGCTGCGCAGCAAAGAATTGGGTATGCCTTTGCAGTTTGATAACTTTAGAGACTGA